AAGTACCTGTTCATCTCCAATTCCGATAATCTCGGTGCTCGCCCCTCCCGCACACTGGCCCAGCATTTCGAGAACACCGGCGCACCGTTCATGGCGGAGGTCGCCACCCGCACCAAGGCCGACCGCAAGGGCGGCCACATCGTGCGGGACAAGTCCACCGGTCGACTGATGCTGCGCGAGATGAGCCAGGTGCATCCTGACGATAAGGCAGCGGCTCAGGACATCAAGAAGCACCCGTACTTCAATACGAACTCCATCTGGATTCGCATTGACGCACTCAAGGCCAAGCTCGCTGAATACAATGGAGTGCTGCCGTTGCCGGTGATTCGCAACAAGAAGACCGTTAATCCCACCAACCCGGATACCGAGCAGGTCATTCAGCTCGAAACCGCGATGGGCGCGGCCATCGCCCTGTTCAATGGTGCCATCTGCGTGCAGGTGGATCGTATGCGCTTTCTTCCGGTGAAGACCACCAACGATCTGTTCATCATGCGTTCCGATCGCTTCCATCTGACGGACAACTACGAAATGGAAGACGGCAACTACGTCTTCCCGAATGTGGAACTTGATCCGCGCTATTACAAGAACATCCATGACTTCGACGAACGCTTCCCATACGCCGTGCCATCATTGGCCGCAGCCAACTCGGTAACCATCCAAGGCGACTGGACGTTCGGCCGTGATGTGACCATGTTCGCTGATGCCAAACTCGACGATCAGGGCGAGCCGCGCTACGTGCCGAATGGCGCATACGTAGGCCCGCAAGGCATTGAACCGGACGATTGGGTCTGATTTCAGCAAGCATCTTGGAAGAAAAACGACGTTATTTTCGTGAAATGGTGTGCAGTCGCGGAAAAAGCCTCTAAGATGGAGGGAGTATGAGACAAACTCATGCACACTTATAACGAAACAGTAACTACACGTGAGGACTAATGGCAGAGGGCACAAGCGGACGTCGTCGTTTTTCCGACAAATGGGGCAAGCACGAGCTGGATGTACTGGCCGTACTCTCATCCGCATTCCCGCAATGGCTTACTTCCCGCCAAATCGCACAGCGAGTCAAGGCTTACGCCGATTCCTATGGGGAGCTGGCCGATCAGGCAGCTAAGGCGGCATTCGCCAAGCAATTCCAACGCGATCGCGCCAAGCTCGCCGCCATGGGCATTGCCATCGAATCGCGCCAGCCTGAATATTCCTCCAAGTCCGAAGGTCAGGATTTCGCCTCGTACCGCCTGCAATTGGGCGATGAACCTCGCATCCGTCTGATGTTCGAAGCCGAAGATATGCCGGTATTGGCCGCCGCCAACTATCTGGCCCGTTCCATGTCTATCTCCTCCGAGCCCGATCAGGCTCAGGTTGCGGCACGTACTTCACGCACCACACCTCGCGTGCCTCAGACCCCGATTCCGGGTCTTGGTCTCGATTCCATCGCCCCAGGCCTCGGCACCCAGCATATTCCGGACACCTTGGTCAAGGTCATTGATTCGCGTCGATTCGCTGCGACCATCGATGTGGACGGCGAACACCTGAACGTGGCATACACCGATTCCGATGATCTGGCCATGTTCGTACTCGAACACCCAGGTGCCACCATCGTCAGCCCGCAGGAAGCCGTGGATGCCTATCATCGTCGTCTGCACGCAGCCAGTCAGTTCACGCTTGCCGACGAGTCCGCAAGCCCGGTCAGCGCTTCGGTGGTCTCTCCCGCAATCAGCCGTGACATCAGCGAACCGGGTGACCCCGAATCCATCAAGGCCCAGAACAAGAAAAACGGTTCCGCATTCCAGACCGGCAGCGAGGTCGACCGTCGACTGCGTCTGATGCTGTTCCTGTCCGCCCATCTTGGCGAAGAGTTCTCCATGGGGGAGCTGGCCGAACGCTTTATCGGCAAGCCGAAGAACGACGATGAACTCAAGAAGTTCGTCAACATCATTCATAAGGACATCAACACACTGACCACGGTGTCCGATGATGGGGAGATGGCCGGCAGCCAGTTCTTCGACATCGACTGGCCACTGTTGGATGCCGAAGGCATCGTGTCCGCCACCAACTCGCTGGGTCTTGAGCGTCTTGCCGGTATCTCACCGCAGTACCTGAGCATGCTCACCGCATCGGTGAGCTATCTGGCACATTCCCCGCTGCTGCCTGACAAGCAGCGCGCCCAGGCCGAAGACCTTTACGAGCGTCTGCGTCAGCATGTGAGCCCCGGCCAGACCCCGTGGCTGAGCCTTACCGGTTATGAGCTTGAACCGCGCAGTTTCTCCGTGGTCAAGCGCGCTATCAACACCGACTCGCTGCTGGATATGGAATACACCGACGGCACCGGACGCACCCGCCGCAAGCTGGTGGCTCCCTCCAAGATTTTCATCGACGAGGGTGTCTATTACGCGGCTGTCTACACCGATGTCGGTTCCGCGGCGCCCAAGGACAAGAAGGCCTACGTCTCCAAAGACAAGACCATCGACAAGGCCAACGGCAAACCCCGCACCTGGCAGGTGCTGCGTCTAGCACGCATCGAAAAGGCCGAACTGGTCAAGCCGACCAAGAAAATTGACGTACCGAACATGCCGGTCAGCGAGCTGCGCAAGTGGAGCTTTGACAACGGCACCGAAGCGGTGTTCATCACCGATCAGCGTGAGTTGCCGTTCATCAAGACCCTTTCCGGTGCCACTGTGGAGCAGTGCGGTGCGGGGGAGAAGGTGCATCTGACTGTGTCCTCCGATTCCTGGTTCGTGGCATTCTGTATCGCCCATGCGCGCCACATCACCGCAGTCGCCCCCGAAACGCTGCGCACGATGATTATCGCCCGTGCCGAGCGAGAGCTCAGCATCAGCGAAAACAAGTAAGGAGCAGACGTCATGCCTTGGTGGATATGGCCGATTCTGGTTCTGTTCATGTTGGCCATGATTGCGGCCGGACTAGTATATGCGGGACTACATGGATTCCATGCCGTGCAGGATATCGCGGAGATTGGCGGTAGACTTGGCGAGCGCGTCTCCAAAATGGGGGAGCCCGGCGATTCCACAGAGGAGAGCGAACCGCCGCTGTTCACGCAGCCGCTGAATGTGGCGCAGGAACGCTATGTCGACGCCCATGCAGAAGTGATACAGCGCAAGAACGTCACTCGCGAACGCCATATCGCGGCTTGGAACAGGTGGAAGCAGTTCAACAAGTAGACGACTAGTCGGAAAGCATCATGGCACGTCACCCTCACCATCAGGAAGGCGATTCTTCCCGAACGCTTAGTCCTGCCCAGCGATACGCATCATTCCAGAAAGCCAATAAACACAGAGCATCGGTCGCGGCTCGTTTTGCCGCTACACTGCCGTTCGATCTTGACGATTTCCAGACCGAAGCCAACGACGCATTGGAGGCCGGCAGCAATGTGCTGGTCGCCGCACCGACCGGCGCAGGCAAAACCGTGGTAGCCGATTTTGCCATCTATCTGGCTCAGGAACGCAACGTCAAAGCGTTTTATACCACTCCTATCAAGGCTCTCAGCAATCAGAAATACCATGATCTGGTAGACGTATACGGCCCGGATAAGGTAGGCCTGCTCACCGGTGACACCTCGATCAATTCCGAGGCGGACATCGTGGTGATGACCACCGAAGTACTGCGCAATATGCTCTACGAGCATTCCACCACGCTCACCGCACTGCGGTATGTGATTCTGGACGAGGTGCATTACCTTGCCGACCGCTTCCGCGGTCCGGTTTGGGAAGAGGTCATCATTCACCTGCCCAAGACGGTGAAAATCGTGGGATTGTCTGCCACGGTGTCCAATGTGGAGGATTTCTCCAACTGGATCGCATCCGTGCGCGGCGAGACCAAGCTGGTCATCAGCGAGCATCGCCCGGTGCCGCTTGAACAGCACGTCATTGTGCAGGCGGATGAACAAACCGAGCCGGAGGTGCTGGATCTGTATCGCAGGGACGGCAACGGCAACAAGACCACGAAGCTCAACGCCGAGTTGATCAACCGACTCGACCAACTGGACCGCAAGGCGGCACGCCGCCGTGGTGAGGAACGGCCCGACAAGCGCAGGGGATTCAAAGGCAAGGGCGGAAAGGGGCACAAGGATCGCGTACCACGCCCGGAGCGACACACGCCTCGCCGTTGGGCCGTGGTCGACGAGCTGAACTTTCTGGGCATGCTACCCGGCATCTACTTCATCTTCTCGCGCAACGGCTGTGATCAGGCGGTCGAGCAGTGCATCAATGCCGGACTGGAACTGACCACCGATGAGGAAGTGACCAGGATTCGCCGCATCGTGGACGAGATGATGGAAGGTCAGCTCACCCAAGAGGATCTGAAGGCGTTGCAGTTCTCCAAGTTCCGATTCGCTTTGGAAGAAGGATTCGCCTCACATCATGCCGGCATGATCGCCCTGTTCCGCCAAATTGTCGAGCGCCTGTTTGAAGAGGGCCTCGTCAAAATGGTGTTCGCCACGGAAACGCTGGCGCTGGGCATCAATATGCCGGCACGCTGCGTGGTGGTTGAGAAGCTGGAGAAGTTCGACGGCACCGGTCACGTGGGTTTGACTCCCGGCGAGTTCACACAGCTGACCGGACGTGCCGGCCGACGCGGCATCGACACCATCGGCCATGCCATCGTGGTCGACCATCATGGATTCGTGCCCGCCACGGCCGCGGCATTGTCTTCCAAGCGTGTGTATCCGTTGCATTCCAGCTTCCGTCCGACGTTCAATATGGCGGTGAATCTGCTTAATTCCAGCGACTATGGGACCGCACGAATCACCTTGGATCAGTCTTTTGCCCAATGGGAAGCCAATGAATCCGCCTGGCAGCTGGAATCGCAGATCAACACGCTCACCAATGCATTGACCGGATACGAACAGGCGTTCGCCTGCAATCATGGCGATTTCAAGCAGTTCATGACGTTGCGTATGGAGCTCAGCGACATCGAGAAGGATGGCCGCCGCAAACTCAAGCACGAGGTGTTCCTGACCGATCAGGACAGATCTCGCGCTTTCCAGGACCTCGACAAGCGCATCCAGAAGCTGCGCAAGGCCGAGCACGCGCATCCATGCCGCAATTGCCCCGACCTCCAGCAGCACCTCAAATGGGGGCACCGCTGGGCCCGTGAGACCCGGGAACTCAATCGGGTGAAGTATCGTTATGACTCGCGTACCGGCTCTGTGGCACGTCAGTTCGACCGTATCTGCGACATCCTTACCCAGCTCGGCTATCTGGAGCGGCATGATGACGGCAACGGCCGTATCGACGTGACCCTGACCGAAAAAGGCCTGCTGTTGCGCCGTATTTACAGCGAGCATGATCTGGAACTCTGCGAGGCGCTGCTTGCCGGCACTTTCGACAAGCTCGATGCCAACGGGCTGGCCGCGGTACTTTCCTCGCTGGTGTACGAGGCCAGGCGTGGCTCGGACGGCGAACCACGGCATTATCCGGGCGGCATTTCCGGCCCTATCGCCATCGCATCGTCCAAACTGCAAGGCATCTGCGCGGATATCAACATCCTGTGCGAGGATCACAGCCTGGAAGAAATGCACCAGCCGGACTTCGGCATCGTCGACATCATGTACGAATGGGCCGACGGCGGTTCGCTGGGTGCATGCCTGTACGGCACGGACATGACCGGCGGCGACTTTGTGCGCACCGCCAAACGACTGGCCGACGTACTGCAGCAAATCGCCGTGGCGCAGCCATTGCCGTTCGATGGGGGAGAACGGTTGGCGGATATCGCCCATGAAGCGGCTGATCGTGTGAACCGCGGAGTCGTGGCCTATTCCGGCGTCGATTAACCTTTGCTTGGCCGGCTACACCGGTCAGTCACTAGCGAACAGCGGAATAGAAGCCAAGTCCGAACTGTTGCGTAAATTAGTACGGTCGAAGATTTTTCAAGGAGGATGCCAATATGGCAGAACGTAGCCTCAGGGGCATGAGCATCGGCGCGAAATCGCTGGAGTCCGATGACAACGTGGATTTCGCCGCGCGAAACGATGTGGCGTATGTGTGCCCTAAGGGTCACCGCACTATTCTGCCGTTTGCGGAAGGTGCCGAGATTCCTGACGAGTGGGAATGCCGCTGCGGTTCCGTGGCCCATCGCGAAGGCGATGACGACCGTGAGGCCGATGAGATCACCAAGCCGACCCGTACGCACTGGGACATGCTGCTGGAGCGTCGTAGCGAGGAGGAGCTCGCCACGCTGCTCGAGAAGCGTCTGCAGATGCACCGCGACGGTTGGATTCCCGATTACGAGTGAGCCAACAACACGTGAACTTGATGCCCAGTCAAACCGACTGGGCATAATCATTGCTGAAGCAATCTTGCGAACATGAACACCATAGTGAAACAGGGGAGTGGACCTCATATGGCACAGCATCCGAGGAACGTGGTCCTGCTGGACCTCGACGGCACGCTTACCAAGTCCGACGGCGGCATCATCGCATCCGTCATCAAGACGTTCGAGGAATTGGGTCGCCCGGTTCCCGACGATGCCGAGCTGCATCGTTTCATTGGTCCGGCCATCATCGAATCGCTGCGACGCAACCATGTGCCGGAGGAGGAGCTTGACCGGGCGGTCATCATCTACCGCAGCTACTATGCGGATCGCGCCGTGTTCGATGATCCGAACGAGCCCGGCAACAAAGTTCCCGGCCGCTTGGTGAACGTCGTGTTTCCCGGTATCCGCGAACAGCTGCTCAAGCTGCGTGCCGACGGCTATTATCTGGCGTTGGCCAGCTGCAAGCCCGAGTACCAATGCGTTCCGATCTGTGAGCATTTCCATCTGACCGAATTGCTGGATGGCATTTATGGCGCTTCCAAGGACAACTCTCGCTTGGATAAGGATCAGGTCATCCGTTATTGCTTTGACAAAATCGGTTTTGATGCTTCGGCAGGGGATAAGGCCGTGATGATCGGCGATCGCTACACCGACATCGATGGCGCACACGCCTGCGGGCTGGACACCATCGGCTGCCGTTGGGGTTACGCCCCGGCCGGCGAGATGGAAGAACACGGCGTTTACGAGATCATCGAGAAGCCCGAGCAGATCGAAGAAGCCGTAAACCGTTATTTTCAAACGCACTGAAACACAACGGCGAGGACTTCTTCATGATGGGATGCGATGAAGCCTGCGCCGCGGCCTTCGACATGGTTTTCATCGGTTTGCCGTTGCTGTCGCTGTATGAGATTCCCATGCTGATATGGTTCATTTGGCGAGCATTCCACTGGAAACGAAATGACAAGGATTGGCTGAAAGGCACGGCGATTCTTGCAATTGCGGTGGTCGCTCCGGTGCTCCTTTGGCTGTCGGCCTGGTATGCGTGGACTAGTTGATACAGGCGACTGAATCCTCGTCAAGGATAACTAATCTGACATAACGTACATTATCGGATTCCAGTGTCATCGTCGTTCTTACGTACAGAGGCACCAATACGCCGATCCATTGCAGTCTCCGAAGCGTTGCGCGCCTGGAAATACATGGCGACGTTCTCCAGCAACACCAGAACGAATACGATGACAGCTGCGGGCAACTGCGCTGCGTCGCAGAAATCTCTCAGACGCACATCCATGGAATCCGCGAGAAAAACGAAGATAGGAAACGGTATCAGCGCCATTACAAACGACAGAAAATGCATTTTGACCATGGACCAGTCAACCGGCTCAGTCGCCGGACGCTTTGCCCGCGGCGTGAATATGTGGCCTCGACCTATCGTGAACGTGATAATGACGACGGCCATAATGACGGCGACGAGCCAGAGCACGATTGGCAGGAACCCAATGACTATACCCATTGCATCAATCCTTCAGCACTGTGTTCTGCAAGATTACTCGATCATTGCACGCCCATAATGAAAAAACGACCTGCCGGAAACCCGGCAAGTCGCCATCATACAAACCTGCTGCGAAATCAAGCGGCCTCACGCTGTAGACGCTGCGCCTCAAGCTTCTTGCGCATACGCATGGCGGTCAATTCGTCAATCGGACGATTCATGGAAACCGTCATCGGCTTGTCATCAAGATCGACGTAATCCTCATCCTCCAGAGCGGTTTCAATCTGATGCCACAGTGAGCCGACCGACACGGCGAACACGGCCTTGCCGCTTTGCAGCAGCTCAAGCATCTGCTCGCTGGTCGTGCATTCGTGCACGTTCTGGCCGTCGCACATGATGGTCACGTTGGCCAGCTGATCGGTGGTGTGCTGGGTAAGGAAGCCGATGGCTGCAGTCACGTTCTGCAGATTCACGCCGGCATCCAGCAGCTTCTTGGAGACGGCCAGAATCACCACGTCCTTGAACGAATACAAACGACGGGAACCGGATCCGTGCGATGGCGTGATGGACGGTTCGACAATCTGCTTGCGTGCCCAGTAATCGAGCTGACGATACGTGATGCCCGCAACCTTGGATGCCACGGTACCGCGATATCCACGCTTGATTTCCTCGGAATCGGCGTTGGCGAACAACTCCCCCTGGATAGCGCCATCATTGAGATCTTCACGCTCATCAAGCGGAATATGAAGATGCAGCTCGGTCCGGCTCATCTCGGCTCCCCTAACTCACACTGGTGTAATCACACGATTGCAATTCTTCACCAAGTGTAACCCCACATAATGTGTCGGTTATTGGGAGACAAAGGCAGATTTCGTGAAGAACACCAGACGGAACTTGCCAATCATGATTTCATCGCCGTTTTTAAGCACCGCCTGATCAACGCGCTGACGGTTCACATAAGTGCCATTGAGGCTTCCGGCATCGATAACGGAATACTGGCCATTGACCCGGCGGAACACGGCGTGCTGCCGGGATACGGTGGAATCGTCCAGCAGAATATCCGCTCGGGGATCGCGACCAACAGTGATTTCATCCTCATCAAGCAGATACCGCGAACCAGACACCGCTCCCCTGGTCGAGATAAGCAACGCCGTCCCCTCGGACAGGCGTGTAATGGTGTCCAAATCCTCCTGAGTCAGAGGACGGTCGCCGGTTGCGGTAACGGGCAATACGTTAATAGCAGGCAATCCAATGATGGTGGTTTCGCCTGCGCTAGGAATCGGATCAGTCATAGCTTCCTATTCTACCGTCTTTGCATACTTATTTTGCGTAGCTTCACGCACTTCATCAATAATGACGTTATCGGAGGCTTCGACATTAACATTAGCTCCATACTTGACCTGCAGCTGGGCGCCCACTCCCCCGGCGATGTCAACTGCGTTGGAAAGCTCCTGCGGATTGCCGATGGCCTTGACCACATACGGAGGTTTGATGGCCGTGCCATCGGAAATCAGCCCTTCGTCAGCATCTTGAATATAGGTCGATGTGACAACGCGAACCTCGTTGATGGCAATGACTTCGGCGCCGGCATTGCGCAGCTCCTCGATGAGGTTGAACATGATCGAAGCGTCGATTCTGGATGTCGAACCGCGGCTGACCGTAACCGTAATACCCTTGCCCTTGGCTGGGAGCCGGCCGGAAATCAGACCACTGGTTTCCTCGTTCTGCTTGGCGATCTTACGCGCCTGTTCCTGCTCGTTGGCAGCCGACTTCAACGAGTTCAGCTGGCTGGTCAGCTGGGTTTTGCGCTGCTCGAGGTTGGATATCTGCGTGTTCGACTCGTTGAGCAGACGAACCAGCTCGTTCTCATCCATCGTTTCATAGGTGGATTTGGTGTTGTTGATCTGACTCATGTAGGCAAAGCCCAGCAATGCGCACATCAGCATGATGAAGATCGACGATATCAGTCGGGAACGATCGGAATTCCGGTTCAGGTTCTTACGCGGCTTTTTGCGTATAGTGGGGAACGAACCAGTTTCCATGCGGTCGTTCGCCTTATCTTGGGCATGCTGGTCATGCATTTTGTCCAGCATGTTGTTTGATTTAGCCCTTCGTACCATATCAGCCTCGGAAGATGAACCGGCGAATGGCGGACACGTTGGAGAAGATACGGATGCCGAGCACTACAATGACGGCGGTCTGCAGCTGCGAGCCGACGCCAAGCTGATTGCCGAGGAACACCAGCAAAGTTGCCGTCAGCACGTTGGCCAGGAACGATATGACGAATACACGGTCAGAGAAGCTTCGTTCAAAGTACGCGCGTGCAGCGCCCAGCAGTGCGTCGATGGCGGCCACCACCATAATCGGCAGATAGGGTTGCAAGACGACCGGAATGTCCGGCTTGACAAACACACCGATTACCACGCCGATAATCAGACCTAGGACGGCTGCCATTATTCGTTCCTCTCTGCGTATTGGGTTTCGCCAGCCACTGCTGCCTCAAGTGTAATCGAATTGGACTTGTTTACCTGCGGATAAATACCTGCTTGTTTGAAGGAATCGTACAGGCTTGCCAGATTCTTTGATCCCATAGCTTCGGCCAACGTGTTCTTGTCTCCGATGGCTTCAATGGTGTACGGGCTTTCGATGGCATTCACGCCAATGAGAATATGTCCACCCGCCTTACGGATGGAGGTCTGTGCACCGAGCCTATTGCCGTTGATGGAGATGGCTTCGGCTCCATTTTGGAACATCAGCGATACCAGCTGCTGCAAATCAAGATCCGTGACGACGCGAATCTTGCTGGTGGTACCCACTCTGGTGGAGGTGGATTGGTCGGACTGGCTCGCCGCAATAGGATCGGCCAATGTCATGGTGATGCCTTCACCGGTGACGGCCACGGCACCGGTGACCAATTCATCCTGAATCAGCGTGTCGCTTTTGACCTTTCCGGAGACCTTCTTCGACTGCTCGTCAACTTGGGCCTTGACTGCATTCACATCTTTGGTGAGCTGTTCGATTTGCGCATTGCGGTTTTCGAGTTGGTCGGCCAACGTCTGACGCACCTGTTTGCGCGGATCGGACTGCAGCTGCTGGACGAACAGGCACCCCGCAAACCCGACACCGACGCAAATCAGGAAAACGATAATGCGATTGAACCAGATGGAAAATACAGATCGCTGCTCATGGACCAGTCTCGAATCGGAGAACATGGGATCCATCGGACGGTTCACGAGATCGTCGATGAGTTGCAGGGAATCATCGTTGGTTTTACGGCGACGGCGTCCGCGAACGGCCGTGGCATCATTGGGAGACAACGCATGGTGGGATTTCACAGACCGAAATGCACGGGAAAAAATGGCACGACGGCGTACTGGCTCATTCTCTTCTGGTACGGGGAATGAGACCGGCGCTGTGGAATCAGGCTCCATGCCGCTCCCCCAATTCCTTGCGCAACAAGCTCACACCTTGCTTGGTGTAGATATATCCGGCCAACCAGTACATGGCAATGCCCCAAATCCCTGCGGCAAGCGCGGCAAGATAGAGCAGGTGGAAGAAGGCGTTGGTGCCAAGATCAGCGAAAATCAGGCTGACGATGGAAATCATCAATAATGCGGTGCCCGCTTTGCCCACGAAATGCACCGGCAACGGACCATATCCATATTGGGCAAGCCACAGCACCTGAATTGCCATCCACAAGTCGCGCAAACCCACAATGATCAGCATCCACCAGGGGATGACGCCGGCGATGCCGAGAGCCAGAATCGAGCAAAAAATCAACAGGCGATCGGCTACCGGGTCAAGAATCTGCCCGATTTTGCTGACTTGGTTGAATCTGCGCGCGATGATGCCATCGAGTCCGTCAGAAGCGGAGGAGATGGCGATAAGCGCCAACGCCGCAATCATCTCATGCCGAGAGATCAGCGCGGAGATGAATGGAATCGAGATGATTCTCAACGCGCTGATCAGATTCGGCACAGTGAAATACAGGTCACGCGCCTCTGGACTGTATCTGCTGCTGAGTTTGTGGTCTGTCATATCGACAAATAGTCTACATGGTTTACATGCGAGAGGCTTGCAATGCGGTGACGATGATGCCTCGAGCACCGACTTCGTACAAATCGTCCATCAGCTGGTTGACCTTGGCCTTGGGCACCATGACGCGCACGGCGTTCCACTGCTTGTCGTGCAGCGGGGAGATAGTGGGGCTCTCAAAACCGGGGGTCACGGCCACGGCTGCAGACACCTTGCTTACGGGGATGTCGTAATCCATAAGCACGTACTGGTGTGCGGTCAGCACGCCTTGCAGACGGCGGGTGAGTACGGCGAGACGGGAGTCCTTCTCGTCCAGACGCGGAGAGCGAATCAGGCACGCTTCGGAGTGCATCAGCGGGTCGGAAAAAACGCGCAGACCGGCGTTGCGCAGCGTGGTACCGGTGGAGACCACGTCGGCGATGAGGTCGGCCACGCCCAGCTGCACGGAGGATTCCACGGCACCATCCAGGTGGATGGTTTCAGCTTCGATACCGTGTTCGACGAGGTATTCATGCACCAGCTTG
This sequence is a window from Bifidobacterium breve DSM 20213 = JCM 1192. Protein-coding genes within it:
- a CDS encoding UTP--glucose-1-phosphate uridylyltransferase yields the protein MTELNNEAQLSVNDDATAENTAEAHIEEVFSHSAAKMREKGMSETAINQFHHLYSVWQHEEASNWIREDDVEPLEQVPSFRDVYETINHDKAVDAFAKTAFLKLNGGLGTSMGLECAKSLLPVRRHKARQMRFIDIIIGQVLTARTRLNVELPLTFMNSFRTSADTVKVLKHNRKFTQHEIPMEIIQHQEPKLVAATGEPVSFPENPDLEWCPPGHGDLFSTIWESGLLDVLEEHGFKYLFISNSDNLGARPSRTLAQHFENTGAPFMAEVATRTKADRKGGHIVRDKSTGRLMLREMSQVHPDDKAAAQDIKKHPYFNTNSIWIRIDALKAKLAEYNGVLPLPVIRNKKTVNPTNPDTEQVIQLETAMGAAIALFNGAICVQVDRMRFLPVKTTNDLFIMRSDRFHLTDNYEMEDGNYVFPNVELDPRYYKNIHDFDERFPYAVPSLAAANSVTIQGDWTFGRDVTMFADAKLDDQGEPRYVPNGAYVGPQGIEPDDWV
- a CDS encoding helix-turn-helix transcriptional regulator, with product MAEGTSGRRRFSDKWGKHELDVLAVLSSAFPQWLTSRQIAQRVKAYADSYGELADQAAKAAFAKQFQRDRAKLAAMGIAIESRQPEYSSKSEGQDFASYRLQLGDEPRIRLMFEAEDMPVLAAANYLARSMSISSEPDQAQVAARTSRTTPRVPQTPIPGLGLDSIAPGLGTQHIPDTLVKVIDSRRFAATIDVDGEHLNVAYTDSDDLAMFVLEHPGATIVSPQEAVDAYHRRLHAASQFTLADESASPVSASVVSPAISRDISEPGDPESIKAQNKKNGSAFQTGSEVDRRLRLMLFLSAHLGEEFSMGELAERFIGKPKNDDELKKFVNIIHKDINTLTTVSDDGEMAGSQFFDIDWPLLDAEGIVSATNSLGLERLAGISPQYLSMLTASVSYLAHSPLLPDKQRAQAEDLYERLRQHVSPGQTPWLSLTGYELEPRSFSVVKRAINTDSLLDMEYTDGTGRTRRKLVAPSKIFIDEGVYYAAVYTDVGSAAPKDKKAYVSKDKTIDKANGKPRTWQVLRLARIEKAELVKPTKKIDVPNMPVSELRKWSFDNGTEAVFITDQRELPFIKTLSGATVEQCGAGEKVHLTVSSDSWFVAFCIAHARHITAVAPETLRTMIIARAERELSISENK
- a CDS encoding DEAD/DEAH box helicase — its product is MARHPHHQEGDSSRTLSPAQRYASFQKANKHRASVAARFAATLPFDLDDFQTEANDALEAGSNVLVAAPTGAGKTVVADFAIYLAQERNVKAFYTTPIKALSNQKYHDLVDVYGPDKVGLLTGDTSINSEADIVVMTTEVLRNMLYEHSTTLTALRYVILDEVHYLADRFRGPVWEEVIIHLPKTVKIVGLSATVSNVEDFSNWIASVRGETKLVISEHRPVPLEQHVIVQADEQTEPEVLDLYRRDGNGNKTTKLNAELINRLDQLDRKAARRRGEERPDKRRGFKGKGGKGHKDRVPRPERHTPRRWAVVDELNFLGMLPGIYFIFSRNGCDQAVEQCINAGLELTTDEEVTRIRRIVDEMMEGQLTQEDLKALQFSKFRFALEEGFASHHAGMIALFRQIVERLFEEGLVKMVFATETLALGINMPARCVVVEKLEKFDGTGHVGLTPGEFTQLTGRAGRRGIDTIGHAIVVDHHGFVPATAAALSSKRVYPLHSSFRPTFNMAVNLLNSSDYGTARITLDQSFAQWEANESAWQLESQINTLTNALTGYEQAFACNHGDFKQFMTLRMELSDIEKDGRRKLKHEVFLTDQDRSRAFQDLDKRIQKLRKAEHAHPCRNCPDLQQHLKWGHRWARETRELNRVKYRYDSRTGSVARQFDRICDILTQLGYLERHDDGNGRIDVTLTEKGLLLRRIYSEHDLELCEALLAGTFDKLDANGLAAVLSSLVYEARRGSDGEPRHYPGGISGPIAIASSKLQGICADINILCEDHSLEEMHQPDFGIVDIMYEWADGGSLGACLYGTDMTGGDFVRTAKRLADVLQQIAVAQPLPFDGGERLADIAHEAADRVNRGVVAYSGVD
- a CDS encoding RNA polymerase-binding protein RbpA translates to MAERSLRGMSIGAKSLESDDNVDFAARNDVAYVCPKGHRTILPFAEGAEIPDEWECRCGSVAHREGDDDREADEITKPTRTHWDMLLERRSEEELATLLEKRLQMHRDGWIPDYE
- a CDS encoding HAD family hydrolase gives rise to the protein MAQHPRNVVLLDLDGTLTKSDGGIIASVIKTFEELGRPVPDDAELHRFIGPAIIESLRRNHVPEEELDRAVIIYRSYYADRAVFDDPNEPGNKVPGRLVNVVFPGIREQLLKLRADGYYLALASCKPEYQCVPICEHFHLTELLDGIYGASKDNSRLDKDQVIRYCFDKIGFDASAGDKAVMIGDRYTDIDGAHACGLDTIGCRWGYAPAGEMEEHGVYEIIEKPEQIEEAVNRYFQTH
- a CDS encoding MerR family transcriptional regulator produces the protein MSRTELHLHIPLDEREDLNDGAIQGELFANADSEEIKRGYRGTVASKVAGITYRQLDYWARKQIVEPSITPSHGSGSRRLYSFKDVVILAVSKKLLDAGVNLQNVTAAIGFLTQHTTDQLANVTIMCDGQNVHECTTSEQMLELLQSGKAVFAVSVGSLWHQIETALEDEDYVDLDDKPMTVSMNRPIDELTAMRMRKKLEAQRLQREAA
- a CDS encoding FHA domain-containing protein gives rise to the protein MTDPIPSAGETTIIGLPAINVLPVTATGDRPLTQEDLDTITRLSEGTALLISTRGAVSGSRYLLDEDEITVGRDPRADILLDDSTVSRQHAVFRRVNGQYSVIDAGSLNGTYVNRQRVDQAVLKNGDEIMIGKFRLVFFTKSAFVSQ
- a CDS encoding DUF881 domain-containing protein, whose product is MVRRAKSNNMLDKMHDQHAQDKANDRMETGSFPTIRKKPRKNLNRNSDRSRLISSIFIMLMCALLGFAYMSQINNTKSTYETMDENELVRLLNESNTQISNLEQRKTQLTSQLNSLKSAANEQEQARKIAKQNEETSGLISGRLPAKGKGITVTVSRGSTSRIDASIMFNLIEELRNAGAEVIAINEVRVVTSTYIQDADEGLISDGTAIKPPYVVKAIGNPQELSNAVDIAGGVGAQLQVKYGANVNVEASDNVIIDEVREATQNKYAKTVE
- a CDS encoding small basic family protein, translated to MAAVLGLIIGVVIGVFVKPDIPVVLQPYLPIMVVAAIDALLGAARAYFERSFSDRVFVISFLANVLTATLLVFLGNQLGVGSQLQTAVIVVLGIRIFSNVSAIRRFIFRG